Genomic segment of Erythrolamprus reginae isolate rEryReg1 unplaced genomic scaffold, rEryReg1.hap1 H_43, whole genome shotgun sequence:
tgggagttaaagtccacacgtTTTAAAAGTGGCTAAATTTGGACAACCCTGCGCTAGAGCATCCTGAAGGCCCCGTCCACATCCCTGATGccctttatttatgcatttatttatttattggattgtatgacgcccctctctttAGACTTTGCACCACTGGTAGGGTTAAGAAAGCCCTTGGAAGGTAGGGAGGTTGTAGCAGTCCGGGAGGGCTTTCCTGCCCTCTCCACTGGTTGGCACTGCCAGGGGGCATGGAGGTAGCTGAGTAGAGAAGAAACAGATTGTGTAATGCAATCTACAGCCCCCTCTGAATGTATTAATTAAAGTTTGGAGTCATTCATAAACTTTTGAGGTTATTGCACGCAGCTAGGATACATTTGGCGGTAAAGAAAGCAAAGCAAGTCCCTAGCCCTCATTGTCAAAAAGCACATGCTTTTTACAAGGAGGCGGGGAGTGTGTGTGACGACTGATAAAGGCGGGGCGAGGAAAAGGCGGCTCTGTTTTTTTTCCTCAACCAAAGCGGACTTCAAATCCCACAATGCAGTATATTGGCTGGGCCCAAGGGAGGGAGCCTATTCCGTCCAAGCAGgggccggctgaggaattctgggagttgaagtccacgcatcttttAGAGCGGCTGAGGTTGATACTGTATAGCGCTTCTCGCAAACGCCGGCCTTCACTGCGCACGCGCTCGTCAGGTGTGGTCCGCAGACCTCCGGCAAAGCCTAGAGTGGAAACAGAAGTAGGCGCCTTGGTAACCGGAAGTGTTCCTCGCTTCGCTTTTTCCGCTTCCTTTCCGGCCTCCCCCTTTCTTCGTCTCCTCAGCCATGGCGGCCTTCGAGCAGATGCGGGCGAGCGTCGGGAAGCTGCTGAAGGGAATCGACAGGTATGGAGAGCATCGATGTCGAAGCGGTCCCGGGACCTGAAAACCTTTAGCCAGGAAGCTCTGGGAGAGGGTGGCACTCTGCTCATGCTCAGGGACCTCAAGTCTTCCCCAAGTTGGCAGCATTTCTGCGTCTCCCGCGTCTCCTTTTAGCTTAAAAAATGGGATttagggaggagaagaaggaacgGAGCGGAAGGAAATTGGTTCTAATTCCCAGTTTTTcgatttttaaaatcaaactgaGGGTTCTGCCTTTCCCCATCAtttatttatacagtatatttattcagtcagtcagtcaatccaatacacaatacatttgCCTTCAGGCGGTTGGAATGGGGACCACCAGGAGATTCCGAtgacaaaatgaggttttgagGAGCTAGCATTAGATGAATACCATCTACCTAAAATTATATATTAAGAATGTGGACTCAACAAGGCATCAAAAGAATAGTACAGAAATATGCATATTCAGCCAAAAAAAACAACCCTCCCAGTTATAAAAGATAATGCTTTGCTTATAGCACAGTCTGTTACTTATCATATGTGCGGAATTTCTCTGAGTAGAGCAAGGTATTTTCCCAAATTAAACCGTGATTCTGTGGATTACCATCATGATCAATTATATTAGACTGGTCTATTATATGATGTAGATTGATAGGTCATAGATTGATCTATGAACCTAGATGGGGTAggagtgcgtgtgtgtgtgtttggctgGAGTCCCTATTAATGTTTTTATGCTGTTTTCTGCATTGTTCTTATTTATTGGAatccacccagagtccttcgggagtgggcggcatataagctttatttatttatttattggatttatatgccgcccctctccaaagactcagggcggctaatagcaatcataaaacagcgtacaataataatccaatattaaaaacgattaaaacccattaatataaaaaaccaaacatacataatgaatgaatgaatgaatgaatgaatgaatgaatgaatgatgccaATGCGTGGAAGCCAGCTTCTTGTCCCTGGTTATCTCTGCCTGCCTCCATTGGTCCTTAAGGATGTCCTTCCTGACAGCTGTTCCATCTTTTCCTGAATTTCAGATACAATCCAGAAAATCTTGTCACTCTACAGCACTACGTGGAGACCCAGGCCAAAGAGAATGCCTATGACTTGGAGGCCAACCTGGCTGTGCTCAAACTGTGAGTCCCTGATTTATTTACACTTTTGACACTCTCAGCAAAGCACTGAAGGCAAGACCTGGGGATGAAGAAGCAGAAGGAAGCCTTATCTCctgactcaggggtgggttcctcccggttagGACTGGTTTGTCTGAACCGGTAACGACTcgttggtgacatcatgatgatgtgaaTGAACCAGATCGGTGGATGCCAGGCTGTGGGcacagccatctttttttaataatatatatttttgaatttatatatttacttatttattagatttgtatgccgcccttctccgaagactcggggcggctcacaacagcaataaaaacaatatagcagtggaacaaatctaatattaaaaacatataaaaccctatcattatttgaaaaaccaaacagcacattcataccaaacttaaaacaaagtataaaaaagtctGGGGGAatttcttttgggtttttttgttttttaaaatttgttttgatttctccccttctgagcatgcgcagaagccaagttctggcactgtgcatgtggtcgccatcttttttcagatttttccCCTCACCAAATTTTTCATTAACTGCCCATGCACACGCGCCCCCATATGGCGCGAGAGGAAGCAAATTGGAATCCACCCCTGTGCTCACTTAGTTGTTGGTAAGAGGGTGAAGGGATTCTtgcttttttttattgttgttttagtCTTTTAGCCTTGTAAATTGCCTGGAGTCAATGAGAGCGAGGTTTGAGTGGCCATCTAAATTTTCTtaaatagttatagtttattagatttgtatgccgcccctctccgaagactcggggcggctcacagcaaataaATTCTAGAGGATGGACTCTGGTTGCCCAGAAGTGGAAATGCTGTGACTTCTTGTTGGTTTTCCTGCACAAATTTGTCGGGGTTCTTATCTCGCCGTCCTTTTCTTCTCTAGGTATCAGTTTAATCCTAACTTATTCCAAGTCTCGGTGACTGCCCAAATTCTCCTGAAAGCACTGACCAACCTGCCTCACACGGACTTCACACTCTGCAAGTGCATGATTGACCAGGCTCGTGTATCCTGTTTGTACTCTAGGGTAACCTCCCCCCCAAATCCCTAGGAAAaagaagtggttctcaacctgggtccccattttacccacctcggaaggagggaaggctgagtacAACCTTGAGTTTGTTGAGAATCAAACTACCAAACTGCAGGCAACctgacagtcagcagaaataCCCTGCAGTACTGCGTTCTTACCagtgcaccaccacagctctttgAAGTCGCTAATATTCACAATTAAATTCAGTTAtagcagtggctctcaacctgggggtcaggatccctttgggggtcaaacgaccattctacaggggtcgcctaagaccatgggaaaagacaaatttcccatagtgttaggaactaaagcttctattctggcgccttggaacatatttttaaaatctgacaaatcaggcatttacagtaggagtgtccctctgaccttgccaatcagcttaaagctgtgttgggagaactggcgttagatttatggttgggggtcaccaccacatgaggaactgtattaaggggttgcggcattagaaaagttgagagccACTGCACTAGATGGAGAATTCAGTGGAGAATAATGGCTTAGACCAGGAGTGGGCCACTATGGTCCCTTtgtaacttgtggacttcaactctcagaattcctgagccagccaccAGGCTTATTCAGATAGGTGGAAGTATGATTAGGTGTACTTTAAAAAAGTCTCTGTTTTACCTGGTCAGCAGTTATTTTCTTCTTGTGCCAGATCCATCATTGGATGTTGGCGATCCTATTTTTATTAACAGCTGCAGAAAAAAAGtgctgttgagttttgtccaaaccagtgtTTTAGATTTTGAAAGCCATGAtattcttctgcctggacctcgtttgccttcaatctttccctggatgattatttatttatttattccatttttatgccgcccttctccttagactcagggtggcttacaacatgttagcaatagcactttttaacagagctaggccaatgcccccacaatcctggtcctcatttgaccaacctcggaaggatggaaggctgagtcaaccttgagccggtgatgagattcgaaccgctgacctgcagatctacagtcagcgtcagtggcctgcagtacagcactctacctgctgtgccaccccggctataGGTGAAGTATTTCGTATTTTTCCAGGCATCCCATCACAGGTCtgaaatattctaacttttgcttTTAAATGGCTTTGATGCCTTCCCTTATCATCCCCATctttctgattttgtcaacccaCCTGCAAATCCGcatttcaaatgcttctagtCTCTTCCAGTGGCTTCCTGTCAGAGACCAAGCATGGCAGTATTTAATAGTTTGTCCAGTCCAAAAGATTCTGGGGGGAAAGGGGAGGAATTCCATGCCTTTTTTTCCACCTTCATACGTAGTATTCCTTAACTCTGCTGCCGCCAGCAAGAAGAGAGCCCAATCCGTCAGATCCTATACCTGGGGGAATTGTTGGAGAACTGCCACTTTCAGGCTTTCTGGGTAAGTCAACGGTACGAATACATTCACACAGACGTGACCGATAAGCCTTCAAAATCAAACTAGTTCATGTTTACAaaataactacagtggtacctcgagatacgagtttaattcgttccggacctgggctcttaagtcgagcagctcttatctcgaacgacttttccccataggaattaatgtaaataattttaattggttccagccctcaaaaaactcacaaagtcagtctaaattatgcagaaagacatgttttaatgaagaaatgtacatgtacatataaatgaataatgaagtttctttcacttaacttgtaaactttcttaaacttttaaatttacatatgttcaacttctctgccacccaatcctgtaggacagaggtccccaaccctttttgcaccagggaccggctttaagcgatcaagagaggaatgggtgaatgaatggacggagggtgggaaggaaggggttgggggttggggggattctggaaagccccccaggccggcagcgaccttttaaaacagccgcgccgtttgcgagctaactcctgaagccaaacgctaaaggcgaacttccgcgtcctgggctctcagcaagggggttgcatgaGAGACGTGGCagtgttctctcagcggaggctggcgaaggtgatattcaatgtcgggggcgcacgggcggttgcgcgcgctccctatctccctgctagcccacttggaatgtgaaattcaaaacagcgttgggatccccccacccccagcagaagccaaggacccccagagtggggcggcagaggaggcgaccgcctctccactcaccaagtgccgggatacgagctgagaagagccgggctggcttactttccttcctttcctcgctgatgcagagccactcgaacaaagcgtcacacccccctgacgcttttggcggcaaaagagcccagcgtcgcttcagaagccgccgaaagcgtcagaggggcgcgacgctttgttcgagtggctctgcatcagcgcgggaaggaaggaaagtaagccagcccggctcttctcggctcgtatcgcggatttgagctcgggagacgaacaaaaatgtctctcctctcccagctcttatctcgagtagctcttatctcgagcagctcttatgtcggggttccactgtacttttaattacaggtagtccttgggttGCGTTCGTTTAGCCACTCTTCAAAATTGTAACAACGCCGAAATAGTGTTTTATGACTGATGCGTTGCAACTTTGCAGCATCtttatggtcacatgaccaacatttgggcacttggcaaccagcatgaatttatgaaggttgcagcatcctggatTGTCACATGATCGCAgaattgcaggaaatacgactttagtaacagagtagttgatgcatggaact
This window contains:
- the LOC139155674 gene encoding eukaryotic translation initiation factor 3 subunit K, whose protein sequence is MAAFEQMRASVGKLLKGIDRYNPENLVTLQHYVETQAKENAYDLEANLAVLKLYQFNPNLFQVSVTAQILLKALTNLPHTDFTLCKCMIDQARQEESPIRQILYLGELLENCHFQAFWQALDKNMKLLDGIVGFEDSVRKFICHVVGITYQHIDRWLLAKMLGDLSDNQLKSWMSKYGWVETEPGTIFICNQEENIKPKNIVEKIDFDSVSSIMASSQ